tttggcataatgataaattcagtcttcaatgtttacattttataaattacccttattttttttagcaaaatttgaccattaacaTTTAATAAAGAGTTAAAATCACTTTTGACATAGCAAATTTTTACCAATTTGTAtctgtttgtttttattaaaccAACCCGTCCGAACCGATTATAACATTACTTGTTTTGgttataaaacttttttttcaatttaagaaaatatatatcaaaagttgataaatttgataaattaaattatgaaaatttataattaataaccaATTAACTATAACATAATTGATAACCGATTTTGCTCACCTCCCACGTTAGACAATACCACTAAACCAAAAAgtgataaatctcaaaatcatacataaacaaaatattaattaaactttgttctaatatacaattttatatatgaaactttgattttattcaattgtcaaatgattaacacaattattaatatgacatcattttaaatttatatattacataccacaaataatcatatttataacATGTATAATGAAATCAAAACTAATGTTTCACATATATATCTAAaccacaattaaaatttatgtatcaaattacacattgaaTCTAATTGTTCCAAACCAAAAGGAAAAACagagaatcaaaattaattgaCAAATTCTCTTGCATATCTGAACATATAATAGGGTGCAAAATCAAGGATCAAGACAAAAAGTACAAAAGCATATATGTATCTTTTTCAATCAAGTGAGAAtttaaatgagtaaattaaatACAGTAAAGAAAGCCATGATTGCATGGACAAGAACATAAAATGAAGATGTTGAGGCTATGTTTTTAAGCCTCCAAATATGGGTTTTTTGgggttttgctttttttttttcaaagggGAAGAATATGAAATTCATGGGGCATGAAATCTTCACTTGGTCTATAATACTTATCCGGGGAATACAAGCTTAAGTTGGAGACTTGGCTAGTGTATAGACAAGCAAATCTTTCGACCTGCATCgtgcaaaaaaaattgaacaactTCAGTAAATAACGAATAAAACGTTCTACACAGTTTTCTACAAAGTCCTATAACTCTGTTACGACCCACTGTATCATGCACATAAGTAGTTATTGTCCTCTTTGGATGACCAACCGGTCTCTCAAGGCTTTGCCACCCGAAGGTGCGAAATGAGAGTATCCAGTCAGCTGATGGGTCGTGAATCCAGTCAGCTGATGGGTCGTGATCAAACTCTTATAAGAAGGATGATGGATGGTTCGGTTTAGTCATACCTGATGGGCAAAGCGAGAATTTTGATAGCCAGTCTTCATGAGTTGTCCCCAGATCTTATGGAACTATTAtgtgaaaagataaaataagcATTGTTAGTGCCTGGATTCAAGGTTGATCATGGGTAAAATATCAGAGCCCCTGGTACTAAACGTccgattgcattttgccccttttaaaaaaataggcaaattaatccttagattaaagagcaaacttgtccatctgttaaaaattccattcatttttactattaaaaacaaATCTCTATATGTCAGACATGTATCTATTTAGTTATTTCGTCAGCCAcatcagtttttaacagtaaaaatgaatgaattttttaacaaaaaagactagtttgctctttaatccaatgtatagggactaatttacccattctttttaataaataaggcaaACAGCAATCTGACAACTAGTTCAAGAGCCTTCATGGTATTTTTACCATTGCTCATACTATTAAGCGAATAGAAAAAGGAAGTTCCTCCACCTTTTGATGACACTCCCGTTgagcttgttgatgagcaagtcgTGCTTGATCCCTTTGAGACTGTTTTAAGGAAGACATTGAACAAAAAAATCTGAGAAACCTTTAAATCGATATTTCATCAGGCGCTACATAAAATAGATCGATGACTTATATAGCCTAACCTCCAGTTCACCCAAAGCAGAAATCATTTTCTGTTTTTCATCATCACGAAAACTTTCAAATCTGAACAATAGGAATGCAACtcttaacaacaacaaaaaccgAGTATTAATAACATACTTTTGAATGATAGAATAGGCACTTACTTAAGAGACCATttcaaatgatgaatttgatcTTCGACAAGATCACGCTCGTCCCTCAACAACCTTAGTTGCTGCATGAAAGCGTCAGTATTAATCGCAAGGGAAATAAAATACCAGTGGTAACAAATATGCATCAAAAGAAAAGCAGCAAGCAAAATGTTCATTACTAGAAAATCATTCAAGCTATGGAATTAATTGTTATTACAACAGATTCTTCTTgatgaattataaaaatttacacCATATTATCCAAATAATATAAGATTGAAAGACCATTGCAACCAACTCAATTTAACATCATATAAAAAACATGTAAAACCCACCTTTCGCATATCTCTTAATTCCCAAAGCAATTTGACCTCCCTCTCAAGCTCTGGAACAACAAGCATTGTTCTCCATCCTAATCAAaggtaaattacaaaattaaaagcacAATATTTGCTCATCTTAACAGCAATGAAAATAACATAACAGTcaatgaaaataatgatgacAAACATACAGAAAATTAATTGAGGAGTGCATACTAcaaaatctaattatattccATAGACTAGAAGTACTAATTGTCCCATTTAGATACCAAACTTCAAAGGTCAATCTCACgagattaaaataaacaataatgaACAATTTAAATGCTACagaaaacaaggaaaaaggAGGGGATGAAgaataaatataattcataCCAAGAACCTTCTTGCTCCGCAAAATATCTCCATAGATATGGTCACCAACATAAAGCACCTAAAAGAAGCAAGGAACTAATagataatgaaagaaaaacaatgaaACAAGGACCTCCAAGTTGGACTCAGGGACCAAACTATGTTAGAGAATCTACTATGGAATTTAACAAGTGAAAGATTACATGAAAAGACAACATATGAAGACCACAACTCTTTTATGATTCACCAGATCAAACAAAGAATCACCTGTGAACTTGACTCTATAGAAAGCAACTTATGAAGATGAGCAACATTGCCACCctgaaaagttgaaataaattttagtcGTAATCTCATAATATCTAATAATACCTTTGATATGAACAAAGAACAATCTGTCAATATCCAGTACTAGATAGTATCCAAAATACCTGGAAGACTCGGCAACTCTTGTTTAATCCCTTCAATAGAACTTCCGGCGATGTACTTCCCaccttttatcaaaaaatatgtTCAAATCACCAAATTACCATATGACATAGTCATACTACTGATTGAATCCAGAATTACGATAGTATATTTCAACCAACCTGGGGCATAGGAGTTCCATTGTCAGTATTGAGAAGCATTCCAGACTCAGGTTCAACCTTAAAAATATTTGCACGGTTCTCTTCATGAAAGAATCCAGGTTTTGCACTGTAAGGATACTTTCATCTTCAATGTCAGAAATCAAAGGATGAAAGCAGATAACATGTGTTGTAgatattaataaaaagaaaagagaaactaTTACTAGTATTATGATGAACTAGGAGGAAACTAAACCTGCCAGTAACGACAACATCAAAATATTGGAGCCAATCAAAATTGCAACTGAGACTACCATCCAACGTATGAGATGCACAGAGAAAGTTCATTACAATATTTGTGTAGTCCCATAAACTGCAAGAGATGTCAATTGTTAACTTATCATTCTAAACAGCCTTAGAAAATGGAAGTCGGATATGGTAATACAAAGAAGCACTTGTACATACTTTCaattaaaaagcaaaaaacTCAAGAATCACTAAGTACAAAACCAAAACCATCTATAGCATGTGTGCCAAAATCTTCCAACATTAGGCAAAatctcttcaaaaaaaaaaaaggacaagAAATTTGCATTGAATCCCTTACTACTTTTCATGCCTAAACAATGAAGATATGAAATCAGCAAGAGATATATACCTATTTGTCACCAAGAATGTAGAACGGCCAGAAGCCCTTAGCATTTTGAACATTGGTACTATAGAGGTATCTTCATTGATA
This genomic stretch from Gossypium raimondii isolate GPD5lz chromosome 6, ASM2569854v1, whole genome shotgun sequence harbors:
- the LOC105773906 gene encoding uncharacterized protein LOC105773906 isoform X2 produces the protein MANSNGVEGLHVWSSPEGGCKIDIGKQIFCNRSLNMKNILAVGFDMDYTLAQYKPETFESLAYEGTIRKLVYDLGYPPELLEWTFDPKYMVRGLVLDKKRGNILKMDRHKYVKVAYHGFRELSKEDKVGTYGNTLIRDSFDEPDYALIDTLFSLAEAYLFAQLVDYKDNNPGKVPEGADYSHMYKDVRAAVDLCHRDGTLKQMVAKDPKRYINEDTSIVPMFKMLRASGRSTFLVTNSLWDYTNIVMNFLCASHTLDGSLSCNFDWLQYFDVVVTGSAKPGFFHEENRANIFKVEPESGMLLNTDNGTPMPQVGSTSPEVLLKGLNKSCRVFQGGNVAHLHKLLSIESSSQVLYVGDHIYGDILRSKKVLGWRTMLVVPELEREVKLLWELRDMRKQLRLLRDERDLVEDQIHHLKWSLKFESFRDDEKQKMISALGELESQRDQARLAHQQAQRECHQKFHKIWGQLMKTGYQNSRFAHQVERFACLYTSQVSNLSLYSPDKYYRPSEDFMPHEFHILPL
- the LOC105773906 gene encoding uncharacterized protein LOC105773906 isoform X1 — protein: MRIPKKNVAFCLSLFSPKFPAPFSSRILRFSTGFPAKIRPIHTAGFNQSNSHYSKDDSAGTILGDKASQSHLMANSNGVEGLHVWSSPEGGCKIDIGKQIFCNRSLNMKNILAVGFDMDYTLAQYKPETFESLAYEGTIRKLVYDLGYPPELLEWTFDPKYMVRGLVLDKKRGNILKMDRHKYVKVAYHGFRELSKEDKVGTYGNTLIRDSFDEPDYALIDTLFSLAEAYLFAQLVDYKDNNPGKVPEGADYSHMYKDVRAAVDLCHRDGTLKQMVAKDPKRYINEDTSIVPMFKMLRASGRSTFLVTNSLWDYTNIVMNFLCASHTLDGSLSCNFDWLQYFDVVVTGSAKPGFFHEENRANIFKVEPESGMLLNTDNGTPMPQVGSTSPEVLLKGLNKSCRVFQGGNVAHLHKLLSIESSSQVLYVGDHIYGDILRSKKVLGWRTMLVVPELEREVKLLWELRDMRKQLRLLRDERDLVEDQIHHLKWSLKFESFRDDEKQKMISALGELESQRDQARLAHQQAQRECHQKFHKIWGQLMKTGYQNSRFAHQVERFACLYTSQVSNLSLYSPDKYYRPSEDFMPHEFHILPL